GCTGCAGCGCGGACCGCTCGGGGCTACACGGTGGGCGTAATCGACCTGAGCGACGTGCTTTACGCGCAACGTCAGGCCAATGATGCCCGGCGCACGGAAATCGCCGCGCGGGCTGAGGCGGCCCGGGCCCTGTTCAGGCTGCGGATCGACTCGCATACGATCTGGACACCAGGCGGCGAAGCGGAGTGAGGCAAATTAGGGGATCTCCGACCTGCCAATATACGGCAACGACCACGATCTAACGGGCTCGGTATCGGCTTGTCTTCTCGACCCTCGCTCCCTCGCCAGAGCCGCTGTGGTGGTAGCGGGCTGGTGCTCGTGGCAGCTGAAGCAGATGTAGCGGCCGACGTCCCCGCTTGCGACAGGTCGCGCACGATGCGTTGTGCGGTCCGGTCAACGCAAAGAACCCGGCATGGTCGAAGGTCGCTGGTAATTCGGCAGCTCTGCGGTTTGGCAACGATAGCGCACTGGCCGGGGCTGCAATCGGGTCAACCGGGCAATTCAACCGTTACACAAAAGCCGGGCGGCGGAGTGATACGCACATGAGCCCGATGCGCCGCTGCAATCGCGGCGACCAATGCGAGACCCAGGCCATGGCCCGATGTCGTGCGGCTTCTTTCATCACGGGTGAACCGCTCGAACAGTTTAGTGACGTCGCCCTGAACGCCGGGACCGTCGTCAGCAACCACAAGGTCAATATTGTTCGCACCAATGCGCTTCAGCGAGACCGTGACGATCGTACCCGACGGCGTATGAGCCAGTGCGTTGTCGAGAAGGTTGGTAAGGAGCTGTTGTAGCAAGCGGCGATCACCGGCCAGAACCAGATCAGCCGAAATGTCGGTGACCAGAATGTGACCGCCGGCTTCCATATCGGGGCGATAGGTTTCGACGATCCCTTCTACGAGATGGCTGAGCGCAACCTCGCCAAACGGCACCCGAGCTCCCAGGCCTTCGACCTCTGCGATGCGGAGCAGGGCAGCAAAGATGTCCAGCAGTTCGCGCGATTGCACCCGGGCTGCTTCGATCGCGCTCAACTGGACGGCGCGATCTACGCTGCTCAGGGCTTCGTCTAATCGATTGTGGAGACGGGTGAGAGGCGTGCGCAAATCGTGCGCCACGTCACTCGAGACCTGACGCAGATTGTCCATGAGGACGCCAATACGATCGAGCATGCGATTGAGCGTTGCGGCGACGTGATCGAATTCATCTCCCTGGCCTGTCATCGGCATTCGCTGGGTCAGATCACCGTCGATGATGGCGAGCGCCGTGCGGTCGATCCGGGCGAGGCGTGCACGGGTCACCGCACCGACAATCCATGCGGCACCGATGCCGAGCGCCAAGATCGCCCCGAAGGCGCCGGCGAACAGGCGGATCATCGTCGCGTCCATTTCGTCGATGACCGTGCGATCTGCCGCAACGAGCAGGCGGTGGCCCCCGGGCAACCGTGTGGTTAGAGACTGTGCGATCCGCCGCTCGCGATCACGGGTGTAGGGGAGTAGTTCGACATAGCCCGGTTCGCTCGGCACCGACGCATCGAGCCTTCCAGCGACGCGACGGCCGGCTGCATCAACGAGCCGATATTCCAGGCTCGCCGTACTCCGGGCCGCATCGCGCCTGGCTATCGCTTTGGCAACGCCGCTGGGGCCATCATCGCCTTCGTCGATTAGGGCAGCGGTTTCTGCGGCGATGCGGTGGTCGAGCTGCTTTTCAAGCTCTTCATGGACGACGCCAAATGCGATTGCACCCACGAGGAGCGTTGCAAGACCGAACCCAATCGCGACGAGTGCGACCAGGCCGAATGTTGTCCGCCACCAGCGTTTCGCCAACGATACCGGCATTATGCCTCGCGGATCATATAGCCAGCACCGCGAACCGTCTCGATCGCGTCGGTATCGAACCCGGCATTAAGCTTCGAGCGCAGTCGGCTGAGGTGCGTCTCGACGATATTGGTCTTGGGATCAAAATCGAAGTCCCATACCCTCTCCAGTAGCATCGTCCGCGTCATCACGCGGCCGGGATAGCGCATCAGCTCGGCGAGCAGCGCGAATTCGCGCGGTTGCAGAGTGACGCGCTGCCCGGCGCGCATCACCGTGCGGCGATGGAGATCAAGGACGATGTCCGCGACCGACAGTCGTGCCGACTCTACGGCTGCGACCGGGCGGCGGCCAAGCGCCTGAAGCCGCGCAGCAAGCTCGGTAAACGCAAACGGTTTGACCAAATAATCGTCGGCACCGCCTTCTAACCCTTCAACCCTGTCGGCGATGCCGCCGACCGCCGTCAGCATCAGGACCGGCGCGGTACTGCCCGCTGCGCGCAACGCCTTGACCAGCGATAGACCGTCTAGCCCAGGCAGCATCCTGTCGATCACCAGTGCGTCGAAGCTACCCTCCGTTGCCAGGAACAGCCCGTCGCGGCCGTCCGGACTGGTGACGACATGGTGCCCGAGTTCGCTCAGGCCGCGTGCGACGAATCGACTGGTGTCTACGTCGTCCTCGACGATCAGGATGCGCATGGCGTCACTGTAGCGGCACGCTGCCGGTCTGCCACCCACCACCGAGTGCGCGGAACAAGGCGACTTGGGCTTGTGCAATAGCAAGATCGGACTGCGCCTGCGCCAGTGCGGCCTGGGCGCGGGTCCGCTCGGCGTCGAGCTGGATCAGGAAGTCGGCGTCACCCAGCCGGACACGTACGGCGGCGCGGCGAGCCGTCAGGTCCGCCTGCCTCAAGGCTGCACCGAGTGTGCCGTTGCGCCGGGCCTCGGCGTCATAGGTCGCCAGCGCGGTCTCGACTTCTCGCAGTGCCCGAAGAACCGCAACATCCCAACCTGCCAATGCCGCTCGCTCGGTGGCGCGCGCCTGTGCAATCCTTGCTCGAGCAGGCGCTTGATTCGGGAAAGCCCAACTAATCAGCGGCGAGGCGGTCGTGACGAAATTGCCAGTCAACAGGCCGACGGCACCGCCAATATTGACGCGGGGATACAAGTCGGCGCGCGCCACGCCGACACGGGCAGCAGCGGCGGCGAGGCGGCGTTCAGCTTCACGGATGTCTGGGCGGCGAAGGAGCATGGCTTGTCCGTCACCGGTGGGGGACTTGGTGCGAAGCGTCGGCGGGGCGGCACAAGCGACCGGGTTGGCGCGCGCGTCAGCGGGTGGGCGGCCCTGCAACGTCGCCAGTCGGTAACGAGCGTTCGTCTGAAGCGCCTCATAGGGGGCGATCGTCGCGCGGGTTGTTTCGAGCAGGCTTGCCGATTGCGATACTTCCAGCGGTGATACCTCGCCAGCGCGGAACTGACTGCGTAGCGCTGCGACCGAGCGTTCCTGAACGCGCACCTGTTCGCCTGTGACACGCATGGCCTGTGTCGCCCCACATAACTCAACATAGGCGAGCACGGTATCGGCAGCGACAGCGACTCTTAGACCGTCGCGCGCGGCGGCCTGCGCCTCGGCGTCGGCGGCAGCAGCTAGTGCGCCCGATCGCAGGCGGCCAAAGAGATCTGCGTCCCAGCTTGCCGTTAGGGCAAGATCATAGTCGGTTGTCGGCACGTTCGACGACGCGCTGGGCTGGCTGGCGCTGCCATCGATGGTGCCTGCGCTCTCTACGGTCGTTGATGGCAATCGCGCCGCACGTGCCTGTCGCAGCGCAGCGCGCGCACCGTCGAGATTGGCGTAGGCAACGCGCAGATCGGCATTGGTGGCGAGGCTCGCCTGAACCAGGCCATCGAGCACTGGATCGTTATAGAGCTTCCACCAGGCACCGGGGACCGGCGCAATCGAAGCGATAGGCAGGCTGGCAAATGGGCCGATCGCGGTCGGCGGGGCGATGGTCGCCGGGGGCGTTGGAGCCGTCATGCAACCGCCTGCGAGGAGCGTGATCGTGAGAGCGAGCCGCTTCATGCCGAGACTTCCGTCAGTTTGGTTTCGGCGGCCGGCTTTTCCTGGCCAAATCGCGCATAGAGAGCCGGCATCAGGAAAAGGTTGAGGAGGGTCGAGGAGACGAGCCCGCCCAGGATGACAATCGCCATTGGATGCTCGATCTCATGCCCTGGCTCGTCGCCGGCGATGACCAGCGGCAGCAGTGCAAGGCCCGCACAAAGGGCGGTCATCAGAATCGGCACGAGCCGTTCCTCAGCCCCTCGCAAGATCAGCGCTGGGCCGAACGCCTCGCCCTCGACGCGGTGGAGATGGTCGTAGTGCGATAGCAGCATGATGCCATTGCGTGCCGATATGCCGATCACGGTGACGAAACCGACCAGGGAGCCGAGCGAGAGAACACCTCCGGTCAGCGCCACCCCAACCACCCCACCGACCAGAGCGAAGGGCAGGCTAAGCGCGACGAGGGCCGTGATCCGTCCCGATCGGAACTCCAGCCAGACGAGCAGCAGAATGCCGATGAGGCACAGCAATCCCGTGCTCCACAGTCGCCGGCGTGATTCCTGGAGCGCGGCATATTCGCCCAGCACGCGAGGACTATAGCCGGTCGCGAATGGCACCTGCGCCACTGCGGCCTCAACGGCGCGGGCGACACCGCCCAAATCGGCACCTGCGACGTTCAGGGTCACGTCGATGCGGCGCTGGCCGTTTTCGCGCTTTACTTCGTTGGGAGCAGGCATGATCCGTACAGTGGCGACATCGCGCAGCCGTACCGGCGCGCCGGTCGGTGCCTGGATCATCAGGTCGGCCAGCGCGTGCAAGTCGCCACGGACGGCTGGTTCGCCCCACAACGCGACGTCGAACGCCTTCTGGTCGCGGTAGATTTCGCCCAGCTTCTGCCCTGCAACCAGCGTTTGCGCTTGTCGGCGGACTTCGCCAGCGGTCAGGCCGAAGGTCGCAAGGTCGGCCGGGCGTGGAAGTACCTGTATCTGCGGCACGAGCACCTGCTGCTCGACCTTCAGGTCGGCGACACCGGGAATGTCCGCCACCTTGGCGCGCACCCGCTCGGCCGCCGCGCGCAGTTCGCCCTGATCGGGACCGAAGATGCGGACGACGACAGTTGCCCCAGCGCCGGTCAGCACTTCCTTAATACGCTCGCGCAAATAGGTCAGCACGTCGCGATAAAGGCCGGGATATCCATCGATCGCGGATTTGATCCGCGCGACGCTCTCGTCATAGGGCGCGTTTTCGTCGAGGCTGATCCACAGTTCGGTAAAGTTCGGGCCGACCACTTCATCGGCGGCTTCGGCACGGCCGATATGCGCGCCGAAATTGCGCACGCCGGGTATGGCACGCAGTTCCTTCGAGGCGCGGATGGTGATTCGGTCCATCGCTTCAATCGACGTCCCCGGCTTTTCAACGAAGTGCATCAGGAAATCGGTTTCGTGGAAGTCGGGCAAGAACTGGTCCTTGAAGCTGGCGTAGCCGAGGCCAGCCACCAGCAGTCCGCCCGCAACAATCCCGATGGCGAGGCTCGGGCGTTCGACCAGGCGGGGCAGCGCACCTGCGTAGCGACGCTTGATCGAAGCCACGAGCCGGGTGTCACGGTTGGCCTTCAATGGCGCATTGGGCAGCAAGAACAGGCACATCGCGGGCGTGACAACCAGCGCGACCAGCAGGGACGCGGCGATCGCCAACACATAGGCAATGGCGAGAGGCTGGAAGAAGGTGCCGGCCACGCCACCGAGGAAGAAGATCGGCAGGAACACCAGCATCACGATCAGTGACGCAAATACGACTGCGGAGCGCACCTCGAGCGAGGCCGACAGCACGACATCGAAAGCCGACCTTGGATTGCCCGCCTCACGATTGAGCCGCAGGCGCCGCGCGATATTCTCGACATCGATAATCGCGTCATCGACCACTTCGCCCAGCGCGATGACGAGGCCCGCGATCACCATGGTGTTGATCGTCGCCCCGCTCCACAACAGGACCAGTCCCGCGCCGAGCAGCGACAATGGGATCGCCACCAGGCTGATCGTCGCCTGCCGCCAGTCTCGGGTGAACACGAACAAAACGATCGCGACCAGCACGCAGCCGATCAGCAGTGCGCGAGTCAGGTTGTCGATCGAGCGTTCGATGAAGGTCGCGGGGCGAAAAATGGTTGTATCGACCTTCACGTCACGCAGTCCGGGGGCGAGTTCGGCGAGCGCGGCTTCCACATCGCGGGTCAGTTGCAAGGTGTTTCCGGTCGGCTGCTTCTCGACGATCAGCATCAGGCCGGGCACATCGTCGATGATCGCGTTGCCGATCGGAGCGGCGAACCCGTCGACCACCTGCGCCACGTCGCCGATCCGGACCGGCGCGTCACCGCTTTGCTTGACGATCGCC
Above is a genomic segment from Sphingomonas sp. HMP6 containing:
- a CDS encoding response regulator transcription factor: MRILIVEDDVDTSRFVARGLSELGHHVVTSPDGRDGLFLATEGSFDALVIDRMLPGLDGLSLVKALRAAGSTAPVLMLTAVGGIADRVEGLEGGADDYLVKPFAFTELAARLQALGRRPVAAVESARLSVADIVLDLHRRTVMRAGQRVTLQPREFALLAELMRYPGRVMTRTMLLERVWDFDFDPKTNIVETHLSRLRSKLNAGFDTDAIETVRGAGYMIREA
- a CDS encoding efflux RND transporter permease subunit; this translates as MLAWLVRAALTQRVLVIAMAALLVVLGLRATGDVPLDVFPEFAPPMVEVQTEAPGMSTEEVESLVTVPIEVAVSGVPDLATLRSKSVLGLSSVQILFKRGTDVIRARQLVQERVAQAQARLPAAARPPVMLPPLSSTSRAMKIGITSTKLDQMQISELARWTIRPRLMAVPGVANVAIWGLRDRQLQILVDPDRLRAAGVTLAELRSAAGDAVLVGGGGFVDTPNQRLAVQQTSAIQSAGDLAQAIVKQSGDAPVRIGDVAQVVDGFAAPIGNAIIDDVPGLMLIVEKQPTGNTLQLTRDVEAALAELAPGLRDVKVDTTIFRPATFIERSIDNLTRALLIGCVLVAIVLFVFTRDWRQATISLVAIPLSLLGAGLVLLWSGATINTMVIAGLVIALGEVVDDAIIDVENIARRLRLNREAGNPRSAFDVVLSASLEVRSAVVFASLIVMLVFLPIFFLGGVAGTFFQPLAIAYVLAIAASLLVALVVTPAMCLFLLPNAPLKANRDTRLVASIKRRYAGALPRLVERPSLAIGIVAGGLLVAGLGYASFKDQFLPDFHETDFLMHFVEKPGTSIEAMDRITIRASKELRAIPGVRNFGAHIGRAEAADEVVGPNFTELWISLDENAPYDESVARIKSAIDGYPGLYRDVLTYLRERIKEVLTGAGATVVVRIFGPDQGELRAAAERVRAKVADIPGVADLKVEQQVLVPQIQVLPRPADLATFGLTAGEVRRQAQTLVAGQKLGEIYRDQKAFDVALWGEPAVRGDLHALADLMIQAPTGAPVRLRDVATVRIMPAPNEVKRENGQRRIDVTLNVAGADLGGVARAVEAAVAQVPFATGYSPRVLGEYAALQESRRRLWSTGLLCLIGILLLVWLEFRSGRITALVALSLPFALVGGVVGVALTGGVLSLGSLVGFVTVIGISARNGIMLLSHYDHLHRVEGEAFGPALILRGAEERLVPILMTALCAGLALLPLVIAGDEPGHEIEHPMAIVILGGLVSSTLLNLFLMPALYARFGQEKPAAETKLTEVSA
- a CDS encoding sensor histidine kinase encodes the protein MPVSLAKRWWRTTFGLVALVAIGFGLATLLVGAIAFGVVHEELEKQLDHRIAAETAALIDEGDDGPSGVAKAIARRDAARSTASLEYRLVDAAGRRVAGRLDASVPSEPGYVELLPYTRDRERRIAQSLTTRLPGGHRLLVAADRTVIDEMDATMIRLFAGAFGAILALGIGAAWIVGAVTRARLARIDRTALAIIDGDLTQRMPMTGQGDEFDHVAATLNRMLDRIGVLMDNLRQVSSDVAHDLRTPLTRLHNRLDEALSSVDRAVQLSAIEAARVQSRELLDIFAALLRIAEVEGLGARVPFGEVALSHLVEGIVETYRPDMEAGGHILVTDISADLVLAGDRRLLQQLLTNLLDNALAHTPSGTIVTVSLKRIGANNIDLVVADDGPGVQGDVTKLFERFTRDERSRTTSGHGLGLALVAAIAAAHRAHVRITPPPGFCVTVELPG
- a CDS encoding efflux transporter outer membrane subunit → MKRLALTITLLAGGCMTAPTPPATIAPPTAIGPFASLPIASIAPVPGAWWKLYNDPVLDGLVQASLATNADLRVAYANLDGARAALRQARAARLPSTTVESAGTIDGSASQPSASSNVPTTDYDLALTASWDADLFGRLRSGALAAAADAEAQAAARDGLRVAVAADTVLAYVELCGATQAMRVTGEQVRVQERSVAALRSQFRAGEVSPLEVSQSASLLETTRATIAPYEALQTNARYRLATLQGRPPADARANPVACAAPPTLRTKSPTGDGQAMLLRRPDIREAERRLAAAAARVGVARADLYPRVNIGGAVGLLTGNFVTTASPLISWAFPNQAPARARIAQARATERAALAGWDVAVLRALREVETALATYDAEARRNGTLGAALRQADLTARRAAVRVRLGDADFLIQLDAERTRAQAALAQAQSDLAIAQAQVALFRALGGGWQTGSVPLQ